A DNA window from Xiphias gladius isolate SHS-SW01 ecotype Sanya breed wild chromosome 3, ASM1685928v1, whole genome shotgun sequence contains the following coding sequences:
- the tmem100a gene encoding transmembrane protein 100, whose protein sequence is MPEEALKDAMRTPATPEKANNNERPAATATAVNIPLVNEVQLTAATGGAELSCYRCTVPFGVVVLIAGIVVTAVAYSFNSHGSTISYFGLVLLSAGVVLLASSAVCWKVRLERKKERRRESQTTLVANQRSIFT, encoded by the coding sequence ATGCCAGAAGAAGCTCTTAAGGACGCCATGAGAACACCTGCGACCCCAGAGAAGGCCAATAACAATGAGCGCCCTGCTGCAACCGCGACGGCGGTGAACATCCCCCTGGTCAATGAGGTCCAGCTGACAGCAGCCACCGGCGGGGCGGAGCTGTCCTGCTATCGCTGCACCGTCCCGTTCGGCGTGGTGGTGCTCATCGCGGGCATCGTGGTCACCGCCGTGGCTTACAGCTTCAACTCGCACGGATCCACCATCTCCTACTTTGGCCTGGTGCTCCTCTCGGCCGGAGTGGTGCTCCTAGCGTCCAGCGCCGTCTGCTGGAAGGTGAggctggagaggaagaaggagaggcGACGGGAGAGCCAGACCACTCTGGTCGCCAACCAGAGGAGCATTTTTACTTGA
- the LOC120788383 gene encoding phosphatidylcholine transfer protein, with the protein MSLPFTDEEFQSAWRELDEPQLAGGWEPFTETMGVTIHRLHDKETGLYEYKVFGVLTPCTPELCANVYMDLTYRKQWDGYVKELYEKDFDGQSAIYWEVKYPFPLSNRDYVYVRERRDLDVDGRKIWVILARSSPETPFAEKSGVLRVKDYKQSLALESDGACGTKVFMNYFDNPGGMIPTWLVNWAAKSGVPGFLTDMQKACSSYETYCQKK; encoded by the exons ATGTCGCTGCCGTTCACAGACGAGGAGTTTCAGAGTGCCTGGAGGGAGCTGGACGAGCCGCAGCTGGCGGGAGGATGGGAGCCGTTCACCGAGACCATGGGAGTCACGATCCACCGCCTCCACGACAAG GAAACGGGACTTTATGAGTACAAAGTCTTCGGTGTGCTCACCCCCTGCACTCCAGAGCTGTGCGCAAACGTCTACATGGACCTGACCTATCGGAAACAGTGGGATGGATAtgtgaaag agcTCTACGAGAAGGACTTCGATGGCCAGTCAGCAATCTACTGGGAAGTGAAGTACCCGTTTCCTCTGTCCAACAGAGAT TATGTGTACGTTCGGGAGAGGAGAGACCTGGATGTGGACGGCAGGAAGATCTGGGTGATCCTGGCCAGAAGCTCTCCGGAGACGCCGTTTGCAGAAAAGAGCGGCGTGCTGCGGGTCAAAGACTACAAGCAGAGCCTCGCCCTGGAGAGCGACGGAGCCTGTGGGACTAAAG TTTTCATGAATTACTTCGACAACCCCGGTGGTATGATTCCTACCTGGCTGGTGAACTGGGCAGCTAAG AGTGGGGTTCCAGGTTTCCTAACGGACATGCAGAAGGCCTGCAGCAGTTACGAAACCTACTGCCAGAAGAAATGA